In the Brassica napus cultivar Da-Ae chromosome A7, Da-Ae, whole genome shotgun sequence genome, one interval contains:
- the LOC106354139 gene encoding glycerophosphodiester phosphodiesterase GDPD4 — protein sequence MAIFEWRRQRRRPLDGGGGTRRRLPFRPLYSRKLKRMILFAVVFLAIVPPLFFHFKLRRIRQNVAKKCDWLQHPPRVCAHGGDSTLAFPNTMDAYSYAIGSRVDCIEVDVSRSSDGVLFALHNRDLQRIARNSSVQVGDLSMKQIKELDVSQIVKGTLDNRRIPTLEDALAAISTSVRQVILDAKVGPPMYEKGLALDILSVIERAQCKNCIVWAKSDSLARDLIRQAPDLTVGYIVMVDPLTGVRSKLLRMKGASVVGVYHPLIDENLLTVVHRRKKEVYAWTVDETDPMKRMLHLGVDAVVTSNPAMFQGLMEDLRTECIEEGFPIRT from the exons ATGGCGATCTTCGAGTGGCGGCGACAAAGAAGACGACCACTCGACGGTGGCGGAGGAACTCGCCGCCGTCTCCCCTTCAGACCACTATACTCGAGAAAACTCAAGAGAATGATTCTATTCGCAGTGGTATTCTTAGCAATCGTCCCTCCTCTCTTCTTCCACTTCAAGCTCCGACGAATCCGCCAGAACGTCGCGAAGAAGTGCGATTGGCTTCAGCATCCTCCACGTGTCTGTGCTCACGGCGGAGATTCCACCTTAGCTTTCCCCAACACT ATGGATGCTTACAGCTACGCGATTGGTTCTCGCGTTGATTGCATTGAAGTCGATGTTTCTCGTTCCTCCGATGGTGTTCTATTCGCTCTCCACAACAG GGATCTGCAGCGTATAGCTCGTAACTCTTCTGTACAAGTCGGAGATCTGAGCATGAAACAG ATCAAGGAGCTTGATGTCTCACAGATTGTTAAAGGGACCTTGGATAATCGTAGGATTCCTACACTTGAAGATGCTTTAGCT GCGATATCAACTTCAGTACGGCAAGTGATTCTTGATGCTAAAGTCGGACCCCCAATGTATGAAAAGGGACTCGCACTAGACATTCTCTCTGTT ATTGAGAGAGCGCAGTGCAAGAATTGCATCGTATGGGCCAAAAGTGACAGTTTGGCTAGAGACCTTATCAGACAAGCACCAGATCTTACA GTGGGATACATTGTGATGGTGGATCCTCTGACTGGAGTGAGAAGTAAACTACTGAGAATGAAGGGAGCTAGTGTTGTGGGAGTCTATCATCCCTTGATCGATGAAAACTTGTTGACAGTTGTGCACCG GAGAAAGAAAGAGGTTTACGCATGGACTGTGGATGAGACTGATCCAATGAAAAGGATGCTTCACTTAGGTGTGGATGCAGTTGTTACGAGCAATCCAGCTATGTTTCAGGGTCTCATGGAAGATCTTAGAACTGAGTGTATTGAAGAAGGCTTTCCAATTCGGACATGA